A region from the Enterobacteriaceae endosymbiont of Donacia clavipes genome encodes:
- the tkt gene encoding transketolase yields the protein MISKRDLANAIRFLSIDAIQNSNSGHPGGPMGMADIAEVLWNNHLNHNPNNPKWINRDRFILSNGHCSMLIYSLLHLTGYDITISDLKNFRKLYSKTPGHPEFGCTPGIETSTGPLGQGLANAVGMAIAEKTLAAQFNRPNYNIIDHYTYVFVGDGCLMEGISHEVCSLAGTLKLKKLIVFYDNNGISIDGNIKGWCNDDTKKRFESYQWNVLSNIDGHNFESIDTAIKKAKSSEEDKPTLLICNTTIAFGSPNKSGKNIAHGSPLGIKEIILTKKQLNWNYKPFEIPSSIYKKWNAKNTGDIKEVKWKDNFKNYSLIFPKLAKELKRRLSNILPHNWNFETYKFIKKMNKNFTNLSTRESSQYILNKYSKLLPELLGGSADLSISNLTILKNSKPINKIKNGNYIYYGVREFGMTAIANGIALYCGFITYTATFLVFSDYCRNAIRMASLMKIRHIMIYTHDSIGIGEDGPTHQPIEQLTSLRLIPNISIWRPCDKIETAIAWKKAIENINNPTILVLSRQNLSTQKRNENQISYISYGGYILKDCLDKNPQIILIATGSEVSLAIEVYKKLSILKYKIRIVSMPSTDVFDKQTQKYKNYVLPNNVKYRIAIEAGSKNYWYKYVGLDGDVIGINDFGYSAPADKLFDKFGFTVQNIILKIKKKFS from the coding sequence ATGATTTCCAAAAGAGATCTTGCTAATGCTATCAGATTTTTAAGTATAGATGCTATACAAAATTCTAATTCTGGACATCCTGGAGGACCTATGGGTATGGCAGATATTGCAGAAGTGCTTTGGAATAATCATCTAAATCATAATCCTAATAATCCTAAATGGATAAATCGTGATAGATTCATATTATCAAACGGACATTGTTCAATGTTAATTTATAGTTTATTACATTTAACTGGTTATGATATAACAATATCGGATTTAAAAAATTTTAGAAAATTATATTCTAAAACTCCTGGACATCCAGAATTTGGATGTACTCCAGGTATTGAAACTAGTACTGGTCCTTTAGGACAAGGATTAGCTAATGCTGTTGGTATGGCTATTGCTGAAAAAACTCTAGCTGCACAATTTAATAGACCAAATTATAATATAATTGATCATTATACTTATGTTTTTGTTGGTGATGGATGTTTAATGGAAGGAATTTCTCATGAAGTATGTTCTTTAGCAGGGACACTAAAACTAAAAAAATTAATAGTTTTTTATGATAATAATGGAATATCTATTGATGGAAATATTAAAGGATGGTGTAATGATGACACTAAAAAAAGATTTGAATCTTATCAATGGAATGTTCTATCTAATATAGACGGACATAATTTTGAAAGTATAGATACAGCTATTAAAAAAGCTAAATCTTCAGAAGAAGATAAACCAACTTTATTAATTTGTAATACAACAATTGCTTTTGGATCACCAAATAAATCAGGAAAAAATATTGCACATGGATCTCCTTTAGGTATAAAAGAAATTATTTTAACAAAAAAACAATTAAATTGGAATTATAAACCTTTTGAAATTCCTTCATCCATTTATAAAAAATGGAACGCAAAAAATACAGGTGATATAAAAGAAGTAAAATGGAAAGATAATTTTAAAAATTATTCTCTTATATTTCCTAAATTAGCTAAAGAATTAAAAAGAAGATTAAGTAATATACTTCCTCATAATTGGAATTTTGAAACATATAAATTTATTAAAAAAATGAATAAAAACTTTACAAATTTATCAACAAGAGAGTCATCTCAATATATATTAAATAAATATTCTAAATTATTACCAGAATTATTAGGAGGTTCTGCTGATTTATCCATTAGTAATTTAACTATATTAAAAAATTCTAAACCAATTAATAAAATTAAAAATGGAAATTATATTTATTATGGAGTAAGAGAATTTGGTATGACTGCAATTGCAAATGGAATAGCTTTATATTGTGGTTTTATTACTTATACTGCTACTTTTTTAGTTTTTTCAGATTATTGTCGTAATGCTATAAGAATGGCTTCTTTAATGAAAATAAGACATATAATGATTTATACACATGATTCAATTGGTATTGGTGAAGATGGTCCTACACATCAACCGATAGAACAATTAACTAGTTTAAGATTAATTCCAAATATAAGTATTTGGCGTCCATGTGATAAAATTGAGACAGCTATAGCTTGGAAAAAAGCTATAGAAAATATAAATAATCCTACTATTTTAGTTTTATCTAGACAAAATTTATCTACACAAAAAAGAAATGAAAATCAAATATCTTATATATCATATGGTGGATACATACTAAAAGATTGTTTGGATAAAAATCCTCAAATTATATTAATAGCTACTGGTTCTGAAGTTTCTTTAGCAATAGAAGTATATAAAAAATTATCCATTTTAAAATATAAAATTAGAATTGTTTCTATGCCATCTACTGATGTTTTTGATAAACAAACACAAAAATATAAAAATTATGTATTACCAAATAATGTTAAATATAGAATAGCTATTGAAGCTGGATCAAAAAATTATTGGTATAAATATGTTGGTTTAGATGGTGATGTTATTGGAATTAATGATTTTGGATACTCAGCTCCTGCTGATAAATTATTTGATAAATTTGGTTTTACTGTACAAAATATTATTTTAAAAATAAAAAAAAAATTTAGTTAA
- the metK gene encoding methionine adenosyltransferase, with protein sequence MTEYLFTSESVSEGHPDKIADQISDAILDNIIKQDITSRVACETYIKNNMVLIGGEITTKAKINIEIITRNTIKEIGYTNPKKGFDANTCTILNIISKQSKDIKKGITNLNKYNQGAGDQGFVFGYATNETDVLMPAPITYAHKLVYQQAKIRKKKIISWLEPDAKSQITFKYKNNKIIYIDSVVLSTQLSKEIPYKKLQEAIMEEIIKPVLPKKWINKKTKFFINPSGRFIIGGPISDCGLTGRKIIVDTYGGMARHGGGAFSGKDPSKVDRSAAYAARYIAKNIVASSLASRCEIQIAYIIGISKPVSIMVNTFGTGQVSNTKLVSFIKEIFDLRPFNLIKMLDLLKPIYKKTASYGHFGRNIFSWEQLNKVDEFKNISGIK encoded by the coding sequence ATGACAGAATATTTATTTACTTCAGAATCTGTATCAGAAGGACATCCAGATAAAATAGCAGATCAAATTTCTGATGCTATATTAGATAATATAATAAAACAAGATATAACTTCACGTGTAGCATGTGAAACATATATTAAAAATAATATGGTATTAATTGGTGGCGAAATAACTACCAAAGCTAAAATAAATATAGAAATTATTACCAGAAATACTATAAAAGAAATTGGATATACTAATCCTAAAAAAGGTTTTGATGCAAATACATGTACAATATTAAATATTATAAGTAAACAATCAAAAGATATAAAAAAAGGAATAACTAATTTAAATAAATATAATCAAGGAGCAGGAGATCAAGGTTTTGTATTTGGTTATGCAACAAATGAAACAGATGTATTAATGCCAGCTCCTATTACATATGCTCATAAATTAGTATATCAACAGGCAAAAATTAGAAAAAAAAAAATTATATCATGGTTAGAACCAGATGCAAAAAGTCAAATTACTTTTAAATATAAAAATAATAAAATTATTTATATAGATTCTGTAGTTTTATCTACTCAGCTTTCAAAAGAAATACCATATAAAAAATTACAAGAAGCTATTATGGAAGAAATTATTAAACCAGTATTACCTAAAAAATGGATTAATAAGAAAACTAAATTTTTTATTAATCCATCTGGACGTTTTATTATTGGAGGACCTATAAGTGATTGTGGTTTAACAGGAAGAAAAATTATTGTAGATACTTATGGTGGTATGGCTAGACACGGAGGTGGAGCTTTTTCAGGTAAAGATCCATCTAAGGTAGATAGATCTGCTGCATATGCAGCTCGTTATATAGCAAAAAATATAGTTGCTTCATCTTTAGCATCACGTTGTGAAATACAAATTGCATATATTATAGGAATTTCTAAGCCAGTTTCAATAATGGTAAATACATTTGGTACAGGTCAAGTATCTAATACTAAATTAGTTTCTTTTATTAAAGAAATATTTGATTTAAGACCATTTAATTTAATAAAAATGTTAGATCTTTTAAAACCTATATATAAAAAAACTGCTTCTTATGGTCATTTTGGAAGAAATATTTTTTCATGGGAACAACTTAATAAAGTAGATGAATTTAAAAATATCTCAGGTATTAAATAA
- the gyrA gene encoding DNA gyrase subunit A, producing the protein MNSFVKEIKSINIEEELKNSYLDYAMSVIVGRALPDVRDGLKPVHRRILYAMYILGNTWNKSYKKSARIVGDVIGKYHPHGDNAVYDTIVRLAQSFSLRYTLIKGQGNFGSIDGDSAAAMRYTEIKMTKIAQEIINDLEKNTVNFLPNYDGTEKIPEIMPTKIPNLLINGSSGIAVGMTTNIPPHNITEVINACLAYIKNNTITVKELMNYIPGPDFPTAGIIYGIDGIENAYETGKGKIFIRGRNKIIKNKKNNYKTIIIYELPYQVNKAKLIAKIANLVKEKKIKGIKTLRDESDKDGIRIIIQIKKDISTNVILNNLYSLTSLQISFSIKMVSLYKGEPTVMSLKNIIKAFISHRREIVTKRTFYEIKKARNKAHILEGLIVALLNIEKIIKIIRSSKITENIKNKIYSKSWKISNKLQTFNLEKKKILNINLINSNLIKFNDNYNFSYKQIKAILELKLNKLTNLEYKKLYIEYQYLIKKISKLIKIINNYKYLMEVIYNELILIKKEFGDKRKTKIILNNNSIIRTKDLINDEKVIITLSYQGYIKYQKITEYNIQHRGGKGKLAIKLKENDFISKILVAHTRDNILCFSNKGRLYWLKVYNIPEASRYAKGRPIVNIIPLKNNEIITNFLIVNIYAKNTNLFMVTLQGNVKKTNLTKFSNPRRNGIIAIKLKKNDSLIGVSLINKNDKIMLFSTLGKVVKFNESQVRSMGRNTIGVKGIKISNEKKDSVVSLIIIENKFENNIFTLTENGYGKCTNNKSFPIKSRATKGIISMKINSKNGKIIGSLKVTKNDQIIVITNMGTLIRINMSEICVIGRNTKGVIIINTKSNEKVVGLQKI; encoded by the coding sequence ATGAATTCTTTTGTTAAAGAAATAAAATCAATTAATATTGAAGAAGAATTAAAAAATTCTTATTTAGATTATGCAATGTCTGTTATTGTAGGAAGAGCATTACCAGATGTAAGAGATGGATTAAAACCAGTACATAGACGTATATTATACGCTATGTATATTTTAGGAAATACATGGAATAAATCTTATAAAAAATCAGCAAGAATAGTAGGTGATGTTATAGGAAAATATCATCCTCATGGAGATAATGCAGTTTATGATACAATTGTTAGATTAGCTCAATCATTTTCATTAAGATATACCTTAATAAAAGGACAAGGAAATTTTGGTTCTATTGATGGAGATTCAGCTGCAGCTATGCGTTATACTGAAATTAAAATGACGAAGATAGCTCAAGAAATTATTAATGATTTAGAAAAAAATACAGTTAATTTTTTACCTAATTATGATGGTACAGAAAAAATTCCTGAAATAATGCCTACAAAAATACCTAATTTATTAATTAATGGTTCTTCCGGTATAGCGGTTGGTATGACGACAAATATTCCTCCTCATAATATTACTGAAGTAATTAATGCTTGTTTAGCATATATTAAAAATAATACTATTACTGTAAAAGAATTAATGAATTATATTCCTGGTCCAGATTTTCCTACAGCTGGAATTATATATGGTATTGATGGTATTGAAAATGCATATGAGACAGGAAAAGGAAAAATTTTTATTCGTGGAAGAAATAAAATTATTAAAAATAAAAAAAATAATTATAAAACAATTATAATTTATGAACTTCCTTATCAAGTAAATAAAGCTAAATTAATAGCAAAAATAGCTAATTTAGTAAAAGAAAAAAAAATTAAAGGAATTAAAACTTTAAGAGATGAATCAGATAAAGATGGAATAAGAATTATAATTCAAATAAAAAAAGATATATCAACAAATGTTATTTTAAATAATTTATATTCATTAACATCATTACAAATTTCTTTTAGCATAAAAATGGTCTCCTTATATAAAGGAGAACCTACCGTAATGTCTTTAAAAAATATCATTAAAGCATTTATTTCACATCGTCGTGAAATTGTTACAAAAAGAACTTTTTATGAAATTAAAAAAGCTCGTAATAAAGCGCATATATTAGAAGGTTTAATAGTTGCATTATTAAATATAGAAAAAATCATTAAAATTATACGTTCTTCTAAAATTACAGAAAATATAAAAAATAAAATATATTCAAAATCTTGGAAGATTTCAAATAAATTACAAACATTTAATTTAGAAAAAAAGAAAATATTAAATATTAATTTAATAAATTCCAATTTAATAAAATTTAATGATAATTATAATTTTAGTTATAAACAAATTAAAGCTATTTTAGAACTTAAATTAAATAAATTAACTAATTTAGAATATAAAAAATTATACATAGAATATCAATATCTAATAAAGAAAATCTCAAAATTAATTAAGATAATTAATAATTATAAATATTTAATGGAAGTAATATATAATGAATTAATTTTAATAAAAAAAGAATTTGGAGATAAAAGAAAAACAAAAATTATTTTAAATAATAATTCTATAATTAGAACAAAAGATTTAATTAATGATGAAAAAGTAATTATTACATTATCTTATCAAGGATATATAAAATATCAAAAAATTACTGAATATAATATACAACATAGAGGAGGAAAAGGTAAATTAGCTATTAAATTAAAAGAAAATGATTTTATTTCTAAAATTTTAGTAGCACATACTCGTGATAATATTTTATGTTTTTCTAATAAAGGACGTCTATATTGGTTAAAAGTATATAATATTCCAGAAGCAAGCAGATATGCGAAAGGAAGACCTATTGTAAATATTATACCTTTAAAAAATAATGAAATTATTACTAATTTTCTTATAGTTAATATTTATGCAAAAAATACAAATTTATTTATGGTTACTTTACAAGGAAATGTAAAAAAAACTAATTTAACCAAATTTAGTAATCCAAGACGTAATGGAATTATTGCAATAAAACTAAAAAAAAATGATAGTTTAATAGGAGTATCTTTAATTAATAAAAATGATAAAATTATGTTATTTTCTACTTTAGGTAAAGTAGTAAAATTTAATGAATCTCAAGTTAGATCTATGGGAAGAAATACAATAGGTGTAAAAGGAATTAAAATATCTAATGAAAAAAAAGATAGTGTTGTTTCATTAATAATAATTGAAAATAAATTTGAAAATAATATTTTTACTCTTACAGAAAATGGATATGGTAAATGTACTAATAATAAATCATTCCCAATAAAATCAAGGGCTACAAAAGGAATTATTTCGATGAAAATTAATTCAAAAAATGGGAAAATTATAGGATCATTAAAAGTAACAAAAAATGATCAAATTATTGTAATCACAAATATGGGAACATTAATTCGTATTAACATGTCTGAAATTTGTGTTATTGGACGTAATACTAAAGGTGTGATTATAATAAATACAAAATCTAATGAAAAAGTTGTTGGATTACAAAAAATTTAA
- a CDS encoding Bax inhibitor-1/YccA family protein, translated as MIEYPNFKSTALKKEKYHIQKYIRQVYGWMSCGLLLTAFVSWYVANTIQVVNYLLNNKFILFSLCFLQFMLVFIISNLLNKLSGKTLTTLFMFYSSLTGLTTAGIFSIYNQNTIFTAFITTSFTFLSMCIWGYFTKRNLSNLGNIVTMGIFGVVIALFINLWLQNSLFASVINYISVILFTLLVAYDTQKLKHIAKKISINVNDKDNLRRYAIIGALMLYLDFINLFFVILRIISNNDDEK; from the coding sequence ATGATAGAATATCCAAATTTTAAAAGTACAGCATTAAAAAAAGAAAAATATCATATACAAAAATATATTAGACAAGTATATGGATGGATGTCTTGTGGTTTATTATTAACGGCTTTTGTTTCTTGGTATGTAGCTAATACAATTCAAGTAGTAAACTATTTATTAAATAATAAATTTATTTTATTTAGTTTATGTTTTTTACAATTTATGCTAGTTTTTATAATTTCAAATCTTTTAAATAAATTATCTGGAAAAACATTAACTACATTATTTATGTTTTATTCTTCTTTAACGGGTTTAACAACAGCAGGAATTTTTTCTATATATAATCAAAATACTATTTTTACAGCATTTATTACTACATCATTTACTTTTTTATCTATGTGTATTTGGGGATATTTTACAAAAAGAAATTTAAGTAATTTAGGTAATATTGTTACAATGGGTATTTTTGGTGTAGTTATAGCATTATTTATAAATTTATGGTTACAAAATAGTTTATTTGCATCTGTAATAAATTATATTAGTGTAATTTTATTTACATTACTTGTAGCTTATGATACTCAAAAATTAAAACATATTGCAAAAAAAATTAGTATAAATGTAAATGATAAAGATAATTTAAGAAGATATGCTATTATAGGAGCTCTTATGTTATATTTAGATTTTATTAATTTATTTTTTGTAATATTACGTATTATTAGTAATAATGATGATGAAAAATAA
- the rsmH gene encoding 16S rRNA (cytosine(1402)-N(4))-methyltransferase RsmH — MNHIPVLLKESINSLNIKDDGIYIDATYGCGGHTKLILSKLGINGRIYAVDCDITTILKHKILDKRIIYIHNNFSNLKFILNNKIGKIDGILFDLGISSFQLDNPKRGFSYIFNGPLDMRINQNQNINAYKLLQDINEKKLSEILKIYGEEKFHKRIAYNIKKYLLSNKLNNTKDLSYSICSAFNKKNKFKHPAKRSFQAIRIFLNKEIEELKKVLNISLDLLKKNGIISIISFHSLEDRIIKNFMKKNSSYNKDIIRKIPLTENEINNLYFKNNNLKLKIIDRIFPSKNEILTNLRSRSAILRVAKRI, encoded by the coding sequence ATGAATCATATACCAGTTTTATTAAAAGAATCTATTAATAGTTTAAATATTAAAGATGATGGAATATATATAGATGCAACTTATGGTTGTGGAGGACATACTAAATTAATTTTATCTAAATTAGGTATTAATGGACGTATATATGCTGTTGACTGTGATATAACAACAATATTAAAACATAAAATTTTAGATAAAAGAATTATTTATATTCATAATAATTTTTCTAATTTAAAATTTATTTTAAATAATAAAATAGGGAAAATAGATGGTATTTTATTTGATTTAGGAATATCTTCATTTCAATTAGATAATCCTAAACGAGGTTTTTCTTATATATTTAACGGTCCATTAGATATGCGTATAAATCAAAACCAAAATATTAATGCTTATAAATTATTACAAGATATTAATGAAAAAAAATTATCTGAAATATTAAAAATATATGGTGAAGAAAAATTTCATAAAAGAATAGCATATAATATAAAAAAATACTTATTAAGTAATAAATTAAATAATACAAAAGATTTATCATATTCAATATGTTCTGCTTTTAATAAAAAAAATAAATTTAAACACCCAGCTAAAAGATCTTTTCAAGCTATAAGAATTTTTTTAAATAAAGAAATAGAAGAACTTAAAAAAGTTTTAAATATTTCATTAGATTTATTAAAAAAAAATGGAATAATATCTATTATTAGTTTTCATTCATTAGAAGATAGAATTATTAAAAATTTTATGAAAAAAAATAGTTCTTATAATAAAGATATTATTAGAAAAATTCCATTAACTGAAAATGAAATAAATAATTTATATTTTAAAAATAATAATTTAAAATTAAAAATTATTGATAGAATATTTCCTAGTAAAAATGAAATTTTAACAAATTTAAGATCAAGAAGTGCAATATTGCGTGTCGCAAAAAGAATATAA
- the murE gene encoding UDP-N-acetylmuramoyl-L-alanyl-D-glutamate--2,6-diaminopimelate ligase, with protein MSQKEYKNNFFYFFIKFKNFFLSYTKVLKLVNHALSLQKLLNNYINNDLIKNILINKIILDSRKIKGKNCLFIAVKGHKKDGKNFIEHAITKGAAAILTYPDNIVSYRKIFFKKNIPIIYLPNLHKYISYFAGILYGNPSEKIPVIGITGTNGKTSVTNFLMQWLYFLKKKPAILSTIGNGFYKKLIKTNNTTDSAVKIQSSLKNFIDKKADIVIMEVSAHGITQFRVANIIFYIGIFTNLSRDHLDYYYNMKNYELSKWNFFSKYKIKKKIINIDDNIGYKWFKKLPNTIAITTKKRVINKSNLFFNAKKIIFFEKKTIILFKSSWGNGKIKINLIGHFNVLNIILTITALLSLNYPLKELLKTASKIYPVEGRMQEVCFKKKSIPKIIIDYAHTPDSLKNVLLTIKLFCKRKIWCVFGCGGERDIGKRSMMGNIATKFANYVILTNDNPRTENALNIINDIKKGCKTLKNVYSILDRTKAISYAIFNSHKKDTILITGKGHENYQIIGNKTLNYSDYNTIQKILKKY; from the coding sequence GTGTCGCAAAAAGAATATAAAAATAATTTTTTTTATTTTTTTATAAAATTTAAAAATTTTTTTTTATCATATACAAAGGTATTAAAATTGGTTAATCATGCATTAAGTTTACAAAAATTATTAAATAATTATATAAATAATGATTTAATAAAAAATATTTTAATAAATAAAATTATTTTAGATAGTCGTAAAATTAAAGGAAAAAATTGTCTTTTTATAGCTGTAAAAGGACATAAAAAAGATGGTAAAAATTTTATAGAACATGCTATTACAAAAGGAGCTGCTGCAATATTAACATATCCAGATAATATTGTATCTTATCGTAAAATTTTTTTTAAAAAAAATATTCCTATAATTTATTTACCTAATTTACATAAATATATTTCATATTTTGCTGGAATATTATATGGGAATCCAAGTGAAAAAATTCCAGTTATAGGAATAACTGGAACTAATGGTAAAACAAGTGTAACAAATTTTTTAATGCAATGGTTATATTTTTTAAAAAAAAAACCAGCTATATTAAGTACCATAGGGAATGGTTTTTATAAAAAATTAATTAAAACTAATAATACAACTGATTCTGCTGTGAAAATACAATCTTCATTAAAAAATTTTATAGATAAAAAAGCTGATATTGTTATTATGGAAGTTTCTGCTCATGGAATAACTCAATTTAGAGTAGCAAATATAATATTTTATATTGGAATTTTTACAAATTTAAGTAGAGACCATTTAGATTATTATTATAACATGAAAAATTATGAATTATCTAAATGGAATTTTTTTTCTAAATATAAAATTAAAAAAAAAATTATAAATATTGATGATAATATAGGATATAAATGGTTTAAAAAATTACCTAATACTATAGCTATTACTACAAAAAAAAGAGTTATAAATAAATCAAATTTATTTTTTAATGCAAAAAAAATAATTTTTTTCGAAAAAAAAACAATTATTTTATTTAAATCTAGTTGGGGTAATGGAAAAATAAAAATAAATCTTATAGGTCATTTTAATGTTTTAAATATTATCTTAACCATAACAGCATTATTAAGTTTAAATTATCCTTTAAAAGAATTATTAAAAACAGCATCAAAAATATATCCAGTTGAAGGACGTATGCAAGAAGTATGTTTTAAAAAAAAATCTATTCCTAAAATAATTATCGACTATGCTCATACTCCTGATTCATTAAAAAATGTATTATTAACCATAAAATTATTTTGTAAAAGAAAAATATGGTGTGTTTTTGGATGTGGAGGAGAAAGAGATATTGGAAAACGTTCTATGATGGGAAATATAGCAACAAAATTTGCTAATTATGTAATTTTAACAAATGATAATCCTAGAACAGAAAATGCATTAAATATTATTAATGATATTAAAAAAGGATGTAAAACATTAAAAAATGTTTATTCTATTTTAGATAGAACTAAAGCAATTAGTTATGCAATATTTAATTCTCATAAAAAAGATACTATTTTAATTACAGGTAAAGGACATGAAAATTATCAAATTATTGGGAATAAAACTTTAAATTATTCAGATTATAATACTATTCAAAAAATACTAAAAAAATATTAA
- a CDS encoding UDP-N-acetylmuramoyl-tripeptide--D-alanyl-D-alanine ligase yields the protein MTELISLKLISKIVNGILIGNNIKIINFSINSKIIKNNCMFIAIYGKKFDGHNFIKNAIHNGALALLVNKYIYTNIPQIIVSDTILGLGKLGLWKRMKFNNKIIGITGSSGKTSVKEMTASILKIKNKIIYTQGNMNNNIGVPLTLLKLKNKYKYAIIEIGGSQNNDIKYNSNLVKPNIALINNISVSHLAGFNSLKNIIKNKITIFNFLSLKGTIIINYDDFNQKKILKKMLLNNNKNIFTFSIKNKNADFFTENIKILQNKIYFKLKTPIGKISIQLFLIGGSIHNISNALASAALSFSLGISLDEIAKGLQNFKSIPGRLYPIIIGDNKLIIDDTYNANPNSVFVAINVLQNMPNKKILVIGDMLELGPYTLFYHYQIRNLILKSNIDYIFSIGKYSKYITENNIKAIHFVKKKKLIDKLILMTKKLKNYVILFKGSRNNNMEILINVLLEKLKC from the coding sequence ATGACAGAATTAATTAGTTTAAAATTAATATCAAAAATAGTAAATGGAATTTTAATAGGTAATAATATTAAAATAATAAATTTTTCAATAAATAGTAAAATTATAAAAAATAATTGTATGTTTATTGCAATTTATGGTAAAAAATTTGATGGACATAATTTTATTAAAAATGCCATTCATAATGGAGCATTAGCTTTATTAGTAAATAAATATATATATACTAATATTCCTCAAATAATTGTATCAGATACTATTTTAGGATTAGGAAAATTAGGTTTATGGAAAAGAATGAAATTTAATAATAAAATAATAGGGATTACTGGTTCATCAGGTAAAACATCAGTTAAAGAAATGACAGCATCTATTTTAAAAATAAAAAATAAAATTATTTATACTCAAGGAAATATGAATAACAATATAGGTGTTCCTTTAACTTTATTAAAGTTAAAAAATAAATATAAATATGCAATAATTGAAATAGGTGGTAGTCAAAATAACGATATTAAATATAATAGTAATTTAGTTAAACCCAATATAGCATTAATTAATAATATATCAGTTTCTCATTTAGCAGGTTTTAATTCATTAAAAAATATTATTAAAAATAAAATTACAATTTTTAATTTTTTATCATTAAAAGGTACTATAATTATTAATTATGATGATTTTAATCAAAAAAAAATTTTAAAAAAAATGTTATTAAATAATAACAAAAATATTTTTACTTTTTCTATAAAAAATAAAAATGCTGATTTTTTTACCGAAAATATAAAAATATTACAAAATAAAATTTATTTTAAATTAAAAACTCCTATTGGAAAAATATCAATTCAATTATTTCTAATAGGTGGTAGTATTCATAATATTAGTAATGCATTAGCATCTGCTGCATTATCGTTTTCATTAGGAATTTCATTAGATGAAATAGCTAAAGGTTTACAAAATTTTAAATCTATTCCTGGAAGATTATACCCAATTATTATTGGTGATAATAAATTAATTATAGATGATACATATAATGCTAATCCTAATTCTGTTTTTGTAGCTATTAATGTACTTCAAAATATGCCTAATAAAAAAATTTTAGTTATTGGAGATATGTTAGAATTAGGACCATATACTTTATTTTATCATTATCAAATTAGGAATTTAATTCTAAAATCTAATATAGATTATATATTTAGTATTGGTAAATATAGTAAATATATTACTGAAAATAATATAAAAGCAATTCATTTTGTAAAAAAAAAAAAATTAATAGATAAATTAATTTTAATGACAAAAAAATTAAAAAATTATGTTATTTTATTTAAAGGATCACGTAATAATAATATGGAAATATTAATTAATGTTCTATTGGAAAAATTAAAATGTTAA